One stretch of Solenopsis invicta isolate M01_SB chromosome 16, UNIL_Sinv_3.0, whole genome shotgun sequence DNA includes these proteins:
- the LOC120359772 gene encoding protein GVQW3-like produces the protein MDRTVEQRYAIKFCVKLGKSATETLPLIQQAFGSDCLSKSQVFRWHKSFKEGQEEVTDEPRIGRPSTSRIDENVTRVRDCLNFDRRLSLQLIAETLNITKTTVFRIVTDDLNMKKVCAKLVPKVLTDAQKNMRVLRCQELLEMCENDPNFLNSVITGDESWIFEYDPETKRQSSEWHTPSSPRPKKARMSKSRIKTMLIVFFDVRGIVHHEFVPTGTTVNAAFYLEVLKKLKKRVTRCRSDIKNAWKLHHDNAPSHSAFVVNDFLAKTHTPLVSQPPYSPDLAPADFFLFPRLKQGLKGKHWGTITNIQAHVTSALKDIPEKAFQDAFQAWKHRLQKCIDAGGCYFEDF, from the coding sequence ATGGATCGTACTGTGGAGCAACGTTACGCTATCAAATTCTGCGTTAAACTTGGAAAGTCCGCCACCGAAACGTTGCCATTAATTCAGCAGGCCTTTGGGAGTGATTGCTTGTCAAAATCACAAGTTTTCCGATGGCACAAGTCGTTCAAGGAGGGCCAAGAGGAAGTCACCGACGAACCCCGCATTGGACGTCCATCAACCTCCCGAATTGACGAAAATGTGACGCGTGTGCgtgattgtttaaattttgacagACGGTTGAGCCTTCAATTGATAGCAGAAACTCTTAACATTACGAAAACAACAGTTTTTCGTATTGTAACCGACGATTTAAACATGAAAAAGGTGTGCGCCAAACTGGTCCCTAAAGTGTTGACCGACGCACAAAAGAACATGCGAGTGCTTCGATGCCAAGAACTCTTGGAAATGTGTGaaaatgatcctaattttttaaactcagtTATCACCGGTGATGAGTCGTGGATTTTTGAGTACGACCCGGAGACAAAAAGACAGAGTTCAGAGTGGCACACTCCATCGTCGCCCCGCCCCAAGAAGGCACGCATGAGCAAATCCAGAATCAAAACCATGCTCATTGTCTTCTTTGACGTCAGAGGCATTGTTCACCATGAATTCGTACCTACAGGGACCACTGTGAACGCAGCTTTCTACTTGGAAgtgctaaaaaaattgaaaaaaagggtcacacgTTGCCGAAGCGACATCAAGAACGCGTGGAAGCTGCATCATGACAACGCGCCAAGCCACAGCGCCTTCGTTGTCAACGATTTCCTGGCCAAGACCCACACCCCATTGGTTTCCCAGCCTCCCTACAGTCCCGACCTGGCACCCgcagacttttttttgtttcctcgtTTAAAACAAGGCCTGAAAGGAAAACATTGGGGCACAATTACAAACATCCAGGCACATGTGACATCGGCTCTAAAGGACATCCCGGAGAAGGCCTTTCAGGATGCCTTCCAGGCCTGGAAGCATCGCCTCCAAAAATGTATCGATGCGGGAGGGTGCTATTTTGAAGATTTCTAA